Part of the Amphiura filiformis chromosome 9, Afil_fr2py, whole genome shotgun sequence genome is shown below.
AAATCAGCCAAATTGGAAACAGTTAATCTACTTGTGGCTTCATGGTCACAATTTGGTGAAAAACACAAACCTAAATTCAATTTTTGGGatcctgaaaccctttttttcgGTGATACCATCTTCTTTGATGCCTCTCTACATCTATTACAAATACAGTCCAGAGGATTGATCTGGATTCCTTTGTTTTGTGCTCTGCCTAACACTCGCTTGTATAAATCTTTTTTTTGGTCCATGGTAGCTAAATGAAAGTATTTAGTGGGTGCATGATCCTTACAAAACACACATGGTCCACACTTTGTTTTGCCACATGCACtaagttttggtttttttggagTGGGGTCAAATAGAGACTTTTTGCTGAACTTCTTTTCCTTGGGGATCTTACCTGAGTGCGCGGTGACCGCCGAGGTGAAAGAAGTCGCGGGGACTTTCGAGGTGTGACACTATAGTTTGTGTCATCCTCAGATTTCCTTTTTCTTACCCCTGCAAATTATTAATATAACatgataaaaagaaatgaaacacAATTACAATGTTGGCAATGTCTCTGGTAAGTGTTCTTGATGGCAATTCATGTGCTTCAGTACCCGATGCCACAGGCGATGTTGTTGGCGATGGAGACGGCTGAGTTGTTGCTGGCGATGGAGACGGTTGAGTTGTTGCTGGCGATGGAGACGGGTGAGTTGTTGTTGGCGATGGAGACGGTTGAGTTGCAGATGGTTGAGTTGTGGATTCTTCAGTTGTTGGAGTACATGTAGCGGCCACTGGCATGATTGGTGATGTCCGAGTTGTTGTCCTTGATGATGGGACTTTCATCTGTAAAGAAAACATGTGAAATCACTAAATAAATAACTCAATCAAAGCAATATTTCAGCTGTAGGTACTTTCATTTTATGAATCAGGTGATGTCTTACGACGTCTTATTTACAGGCAGAAGAGTCACTTTCCGAGCTGAGTTGGTCAGTTAGGAATTTTGTAATGGAAGTGTTTAAATTACACTAACTTTTAAGATTTTTCGCAAACATATTTTACAAAGTTCTTTTGAATGTTCCAAATTATTTCTCTAATTatttgtcaaaaaatttcaaacacTTTGATGGAGTAAGTAACATAAAATTCTGAAGGCGTCACCTGCCAACCCATTTTCGatgttttgaatatcttgtgACTGCAATAGGTTGAGCATTCAAATATATCTGCTTAGAAAAACAACCACTTAATTTTGATAAAATCGACATGTCGATACTTTAATTatgatgttttaaaataattgagTACTCGATTAAAAGAAAAATcaattatttttgtataaatctAAATATCGCTGAAGCCTACACCTGGATGAGTTGGCACGTGTAAAGCTGGGTATACAATTATACataaaagtatcattttgccctgtataaaaatgaatttgaaccaatcaaaataacacagaaaaaaaaaatgagactataggcctacctttctcttcttttttcttctgcGTTTTCTTCTTGCCTTCTCTGTACGTCTTCTACTCCTCTTCATGGAATTCTTATGCTCCACGTATTGAGTACGAACTGATGGTAGCTTCATCTTCGCCTTAGGTTCTGTAATTCTGTGCGCATACAGACCAGCATACACAGGGTTGACAACAGGCTTTATTTCTCCAATGAAGGCAGTACATGATGAAGTTGTTGGTGTGGTCTGGTGTAAACCTTCTGTTGGCACTGGTTTCTTTGTAAACTGCAGGCATGGCCTTGTGTACTTGCACCTCTCTGCGCTTTCACGCAAGTACTGCCGCCTCTCCCTTGCCTTCTGCTTACCCGTCTTCATTCTATTCAGAGGCGGTATCATTGATGGAGAGTATGTGTAGGTTGGTGTCCCATTACAAACTCTCATAACCTCATCTGTAATGTCTGCAGCAATTTCCAATATCCATCTCTGTTGAGATGGATGAAATCTCCACCAAAGTCATGAAATTGGAGGCTTTCACCTGCAAACGAGGGAGTATAGCCTATTTCCCTGCAAAGGGCTCGTACCTGAATGTTAAGCCACTTCCCTCCTTCGTTCAATGCACTGCTATCAAAACGCTGTAGAATATTGTTTATCATTAATATTGCCTCTGGATATAGGCATTTTACCAGTTTGGCGAGGTCGCGGAGTTGCCTGATTGTACGCGACACAAGCTGACGTTCAAGCGTGTTTGTGCCAACGTGGATAACAACAGCGTCTGGTTTTAGTTCTTTTAAAATGTCCCAGTCATAGCAAATGGCATCACACAGCGTTAAGACAGTTGCACCGGGTTTGCAAAACACATCTGCACGAACCTGGTCCAATATGGCAATGTCTTCTGCCAGGTATTTGGTCAGGGAGTCGCCGAAAACAACAACATGCGGTGACCCCGACCCCGGCGAAGACCTGTAAAGTATAATACAAAGAAAATTTGTTAGTTTCCATACGCCTATTGACGGCAACTTTTGATGACGTTATTAACatcaatgaaatgaaatgaaatcaaattaaTTTGGTTCTAGGAATTGCCCCAAATTACAATTAAATCTGAAGTCATCTGGGGAAGGGGGGCACCACAGGCCCAAAGTTTTGGCATGTATTATAATCATAATCCAATGGGCTGCACAATCATCAAAAGGCAGCTATTCTTAATACAGAGATTTACAGTACACAataatggctgccatttgcaTAGTTGGTTACAGTGGGCATGTTAGGCCCTTTTATAGCCCCGCATCATATTATTTAGCAGATGACATCCGTTGACCGTCTGCAATGCTGCTAAATTTAATAGCTGCCGTATGTGTCTTATATAAACACCGTATTGGTCAAGGCATATACAtgcctgccaacattgaaaactaAAACAAGAGCCAATAATATAGACTGACCAATAGAGCTAAGTGAGTGGAGCTTTTTAGCACCAGGGTCTAGGGGCCAACTTAGGACCCTGGCGGGGGTAGTGAGGGGgccaaaaatattataaaaatagaaGTTATACAGTGTAGACCCtacattacttgttattcaatgtTAGAACAAAAAAATACTGCTACGCTAAGTAGCAGTTTTTCCTGGTTCCAAGTTCCAACCTTAAGGTCTATAAGTTAACTGCTATACCGGTACATGTATAAATTCTCAAGTACCGGTATATATTTCTCATGTTATGACACATTTGACATAGGGCAGCtattaaattttgtaacattgcAGAAGGTTAATAAGTGTCATTTGCTAAATAATATGATTTGTGACTATAAAAGGACATAACATACCCACTATAACCAACAAtgcaaatggcagccattatTGTGTACTGTAAATCTCTGTATTAAGAATAGCTGCCTTTTGACGATTGTGCAGCCAATTCCAGAATACTATATAATACATGCTAAAACTTTGTACCCGCGGTGGCCATTCTAGATGACTTCCGATTAAATTTGGAGGTAAATATTTTAGCAAGTGGAACAATTTTTATCTAATGATGAGGGGCTCTGCCCGGGACTGATGCTGGTCGTCCGGTAGACCGGTACCAAAAaaggaagtaaaaaaaaaaaaaaaaaaaaaaccccaactatTGCaactaataataattttaaacaaataattattgtttcataaaattaaaagaaaaaaagaaggaaatcggaAGAATCAAgtaatccaattttttttttttgggggggggttcaAACTTCAAAAATGTTGACAGGAATGCATAGACCCAAGTTCCAATGTCTGAGTGATGAGaagaaattaattttattaattaaattaatgaaatgcACAGCTGCCTTGTTGGTATATTAATGTTTTTTAATTCTCAAGTATTTCTCATGTAATGAgcacataaggcagctattaaaTTTTGCACCATTGCAGAAGGTTAATATAGTGTCATTTGCTAAATAATATGATTTGGGACTATAAAAGGACCTGACACATCACTGTAACTAACAATGCAAGTGGCAGCCATTATTGCATACTGTAAATCTATGTATTACGAATAGCTGCTTTTTGACAATTGTGCAGCCAATAGCAGTATAATATAATACATGCTGCCAGCGGTGGACCCTTCAGTCCCTTAGATGACTTCCGATTTAATTTGAATTTGGTGTAGGTTAGGGGTGtcatttttgggtaatttttaattttgtgccgggtacccggcgcattatTTAAGGCGGGTTACGCGGGTaatagaaattgaaaaaaaaaaaatcaaattctttttttttttttttctaatttttttctaatttttttgtcGGATTTGTAGTGTccttggacctagacctaaatgctaggaccattcatggttgacctaaaaaataaaaattgcacaaTGCTTtgtgttttttatgaaaattggtacTTCGTTTTCATTCATGTCATActaatatcaaaatgcattgaatttgaatgcattttttttaaatttcaggcaCCCAGGCAGGGTATTGcctgaaaatgccagcct
Proteins encoded:
- the LOC140159961 gene encoding uncharacterized protein, giving the protein MAAICIVGYSGSSPGSGSPHVVVFGDSLTKYLAEDIAILDQVRADVFCKPGATVLTLCDAICYDWDILKELKPDAVVIHVGTNTLERQLVSRTIRQLRDLAKLRWILEIAADITDEVMRVCNGTPTYTYSPSMIPPLNRMKTGKQKARERRQYLRESAERCKYTRPCLQFTKKPVPTEGLHQTTPTTSSCTAFIGEIKPVVNPVYAGLYAHRITEPKAKMKLPSVRTQYVEHKNSMKRSRRRTEKARRKRRRKKKRKMKVPSSRTTTRTSPIMPVAATCTPTTEESTTQPSATQPSPSPTTTHPSPSPATTQPSPSPATTQPSPSPTTSPVASGTEAHELPSRTLTRDIANIVIVFHFFLSCYINNLQG